The Methanobacterium sp. BAmetb5 genome includes a region encoding these proteins:
- a CDS encoding RDD family protein, producing MERITFLDNAYLGKNQWWRYLLNLIITWIGPILLLLIMLIPVLIFSYPFDTKINAETWIRDNPLVILVFLGIYYALAFALFYACSRLIQGKKLLDMITTNSQFNWKRMLKGASLWSIILGFSLMVDVLLSPTPVNLTFNWSFFILLLLSLIIFPIQASFEEIFFRGYLLQGIGLLTRKPLIAIFATSVLFAIGHLGNGQTFASGLSSVFNMFILGMVLGIITLGENGLETAIGAHIANNILITSLGNGLSFLGDYPSLLTSGTGTSLGVPYFILPFILLALVFWRKKDKLSLIFKTHWRLSDPYPVAMEIQCVNCKTINPEIANYCRECGEPLLIEYASTPRKVLAFLIDLTLLTIVSLVLMAVIFLMVYLNPYSFSPGLASGVWIILSTLIFFVYLVLMEKTGKTVGKMITGLRVVDEYTLKPISYRQSILRNVMLIADLFPFILPGLMGLIVSAKSDEKQRMGDMAAETIVIWG from the coding sequence ATGGAAAGAATAACCTTTTTAGACAACGCCTATCTGGGTAAAAACCAGTGGTGGAGATATCTTCTGAATCTTATCATTACCTGGATAGGCCCTATACTGCTCCTTTTAATAATGCTAATCCCCGTGCTTATCTTCAGTTATCCATTTGATACAAAAATTAATGCCGAAACCTGGATAAGAGATAATCCACTGGTTATTCTGGTATTTTTAGGGATTTATTATGCCCTGGCCTTTGCACTTTTTTACGCTTGTTCCCGCCTAATCCAGGGAAAAAAGCTTCTGGACATGATTACCACGAATTCCCAGTTCAACTGGAAGAGGATGTTAAAGGGTGCCAGCTTATGGTCGATTATTTTAGGATTTTCCCTGATGGTGGATGTTCTGTTAAGTCCCACACCCGTTAATCTGACATTTAACTGGTCATTTTTTATATTACTTCTATTGAGCCTGATTATATTCCCCATACAGGCCTCCTTTGAAGAGATATTCTTCAGAGGATATCTCCTACAGGGAATTGGACTTTTAACACGCAAACCATTAATAGCAATTTTTGCAACTTCAGTTCTGTTTGCAATAGGCCATTTAGGGAATGGACAGACTTTTGCCAGTGGATTATCATCAGTATTTAACATGTTCATATTGGGAATGGTGCTGGGCATCATCACCCTGGGAGAAAACGGACTGGAAACTGCCATTGGCGCCCACATAGCTAACAACATACTTATTACTTCTTTAGGAAACGGTCTGAGCTTTTTAGGTGACTATCCCTCCCTGTTAACCTCTGGAACTGGAACATCACTGGGTGTACCCTACTTCATCCTACCCTTCATCCTCTTAGCCTTAGTATTCTGGAGAAAAAAAGACAAACTGTCGTTAATATTTAAAACCCACTGGCGGTTGAGTGATCCTTATCCAGTGGCAATGGAAATCCAATGTGTTAACTGTAAAACCATCAACCCAGAAATAGCCAACTACTGCCGGGAATGCGGAGAACCCTTACTTATAGAGTATGCTTCCACTCCCCGCAAGGTTTTGGCTTTTCTAATTGATCTTACTCTCCTAACCATAGTGTCCCTGGTGTTAATGGCGGTGATTTTCCTAATGGTTTACCTAAACCCCTATTCTTTCAGCCCAGGATTAGCCTCCGGTGTCTGGATCATCCTTTCTACACTAATATTTTTTGTTTACCTGGTTTTAATGGAAAAAACCGGGAAAACCGTGGGAAAAATGATAACCGGGTTGAGGGTTGTTGATGAATACACTCTAAAACCAATTAGTTACCGTCAGAGTATTTTAAGGAATGTTATGTTGATTGCTGACCTGTTTCCCTTTATTTTACCGGGTTTAATGGGTTTAATAGTAAGTGCAAAATCAGATGAAAAACAGAGAATGGGAGATATGGCCGCCGAAACCATAGTAATATGGGGTTAA
- a CDS encoding copper-translocating P-type ATPase → MEHSHSDHEMEHEMKSKHDGHDHHHMIADFKRRFWVCLVLTIPIIFLTPHIQHILGIKGFLAFYGDNYVLFFLSSVVYFYGGYPFFKGMYRELKSRMPGMMTLVAVAITTAYIYSSAVVLGLKGEIFFLELVTLIDIMLLGHWLEMRSVRGASRALEELVKLLPSSAHKIMPDGETMDIPRDQLEVGDQILVKPGEKIPADGQIIQGETSINESMLTGESQPVYKQVGDEVIGGSINGDGSLELEIMKTGKDSFLSQVINLVEEAQSSQSRTQNLADRFAMYLTLIALTGGFITLVTWMVLTGQDLAFSLERAVTVMVTTCPHALGLAIPLVVAVSTALSASNGLLIRNRTAFEKARNIDAIIFDKTGTLTQGEFGVTRIIALDDDFNQEEIMKYAASLESHSEHPIARGVAAELTDHLPVKNFRSIPGKGVEGMIQGKIVKIVSSGYLTELGFRLDDTQVDELLSQGKTTVFVIINGQLKGVIALADIIRPESKETVSRFKKMGVKCLMITGDKQEVAEWVSTELGLDQYFAEVLPEDKARKVKEIQKEGFTVAMTGDGINDAPALAQADVGIAIGAGTDVAVETADIVLVRSDPLDALYIIQLARSTYRKMVENLVWGAGYNIFAIPLAAGVLSAYGIILTPAMGAVLMSASTIIVAVNSRFLKVEK, encoded by the coding sequence ATGGAACATTCTCATTCAGACCATGAAATGGAACATGAAATGAAGAGTAAACACGACGGTCATGATCATCACCATATGATCGCTGATTTTAAACGGCGTTTTTGGGTATGTCTGGTTTTAACTATTCCTATTATATTTTTAACACCGCACATACAGCATATTCTGGGTATCAAAGGCTTCCTTGCCTTTTATGGAGATAATTATGTTTTGTTCTTTTTATCCTCAGTGGTGTACTTTTACGGTGGTTATCCCTTCTTTAAAGGCATGTACCGCGAATTAAAGTCACGAATGCCGGGGATGATGACCCTGGTGGCGGTGGCCATTACCACGGCTTATATCTACAGTAGTGCTGTGGTCTTGGGACTTAAAGGTGAAATCTTTTTCCTGGAACTGGTTACCCTGATTGATATCATGCTCCTGGGCCACTGGCTGGAAATGCGTTCGGTTAGGGGTGCATCCCGGGCACTGGAGGAACTGGTAAAACTCTTACCTTCCTCCGCCCATAAAATAATGCCTGATGGGGAGACCATGGACATTCCCCGGGACCAGCTGGAGGTGGGTGATCAGATTCTGGTTAAACCCGGGGAGAAAATCCCGGCAGATGGTCAGATCATCCAGGGTGAGACCAGTATCAATGAATCCATGCTCACCGGTGAATCACAGCCAGTCTATAAACAGGTGGGGGATGAGGTTATTGGGGGTTCCATAAACGGGGATGGCTCTCTTGAATTGGAGATAATGAAAACCGGGAAGGATTCATTTTTATCCCAGGTTATAAACCTGGTGGAAGAGGCCCAGTCCAGTCAATCCAGAACACAGAATCTGGCGGACCGCTTTGCCATGTACCTGACACTGATAGCACTTACCGGAGGTTTCATAACCCTGGTCACCTGGATGGTACTAACTGGGCAGGATCTGGCCTTTTCCCTGGAAAGAGCAGTGACGGTGATGGTAACCACCTGTCCCCATGCACTGGGGCTGGCCATACCTCTGGTAGTGGCTGTTTCCACGGCATTATCTGCCAGTAACGGATTGTTAATTAGAAACAGGACCGCTTTTGAAAAAGCCCGTAACATAGATGCCATAATCTTCGATAAAACCGGTACCCTGACCCAGGGAGAGTTTGGAGTTACCCGGATCATAGCCCTGGATGATGATTTTAATCAGGAGGAAATTATGAAGTACGCTGCATCCTTGGAGTCCCATTCAGAACATCCCATTGCCCGGGGAGTGGCTGCAGAGTTAACTGACCACTTACCGGTAAAAAACTTCAGATCAATCCCTGGAAAAGGTGTAGAAGGGATGATCCAGGGGAAAATAGTGAAAATTGTAAGTTCTGGATATTTAACTGAGTTAGGTTTTAGACTGGATGATACTCAGGTTGATGAATTATTATCTCAGGGTAAAACCACAGTTTTTGTAATTATCAATGGACAGCTCAAGGGGGTAATTGCTCTGGCTGACATCATCCGTCCGGAATCCAAGGAAACTGTTTCCAGGTTCAAAAAAATGGGTGTTAAGTGCCTCATGATAACCGGGGATAAACAGGAAGTAGCAGAATGGGTTTCCACAGAACTGGGCCTTGATCAATACTTTGCCGAGGTTTTACCGGAAGATAAAGCCAGGAAAGTTAAAGAAATACAGAAAGAAGGTTTTACCGTGGCCATGACTGGTGATGGTATCAACGATGCCCCTGCCCTGGCCCAAGCTGACGTGGGAATAGCTATTGGAGCAGGGACGGATGTGGCGGTGGAAACTGCAGACATAGTACTGGTGCGCAGCGACCCCCTGGATGCCCTCTACATAATTCAACTGGCCCGTTCCACCTACCGGAAGATGGTGGAAAACCTGGTTTGGGGTGCCGGTTACAACATATTCGCCATTCCCCTGGCTGCAGGAGTCCTATCCGCCTATGGTATTATTCTAACTCCAGCCATGGGGGCAGTGTTAATGTCGGCCAGTACCATCATTGTGGCGGTCAACTCCCGGTTTTTGAAGGTGGAAAAATGA
- a CDS encoding MarR family winged helix-turn-helix transcriptional regulator, with protein MRDSELIKAEYNAERLEMEKYILLVLFLVQQRWSYVIGRLLAPDQITTKQWLMMIIMVTAFESPPSMQEVANALSTTHQNVKQLATRLEDRGFLKIERDPHNRRILRLNATEECHDFWEKRGPQDVKDITSLFAGVDDDEIKDLFEIVSKLEKISANLYENTKK; from the coding sequence ATGAGAGATTCAGAACTTATTAAGGCAGAATATAATGCAGAAAGACTGGAAATGGAAAAATATATCCTGTTGGTTTTATTCCTGGTACAGCAGAGGTGGAGCTATGTTATTGGCAGATTACTGGCCCCGGACCAGATAACTACCAAGCAGTGGCTGATGATGATCATCATGGTAACGGCCTTCGAGAGTCCTCCTTCCATGCAGGAAGTAGCCAATGCCCTGAGCACCACCCACCAGAATGTCAAACAGCTGGCCACACGTCTTGAAGATAGAGGATTCTTAAAAATCGAACGTGACCCCCATAACCGACGTATACTGCGTTTGAATGCTACAGAAGAATGCCATGATTTCTGGGAGAAAAGAGGGCCCCAAGATGTGAAAGATATTACTTCACTATTTGCCGGTGTGGATGATGATGAAATCAAAGATCTGTTTGAAATTGTGAGTAAACTGGAAAAAATATCGGCAAATCTGTATGAAAATACTAAAAAATGA
- a CDS encoding flavodoxin domain-containing protein: protein MKALVVYGTRYGTAEEIAEEIARVIKEEGNETDLVNARSIKDIDVSTYDLVVVGSGIKMGKWTNKALKFLQNNKETLATQKVALFVSCGAANEEKSRPEGQEKYLDAVAANNLVNPPSGHWTLW from the coding sequence ATGAAGGCATTGGTTGTATACGGAACAAGATATGGGACAGCTGAGGAAATAGCTGAGGAAATAGCTCGTGTTATAAAAGAAGAGGGGAATGAAACTGATCTGGTAAATGCCCGGAGTATTAAAGACATTGATGTCTCCACCTACGATCTGGTAGTGGTGGGAAGTGGTATAAAAATGGGCAAATGGACCAATAAGGCACTTAAATTCCTACAAAATAACAAAGAAACCCTGGCCACCCAGAAAGTTGCCCTCTTTGTCAGTTGTGGTGCGGCAAATGAAGAAAAAAGCAGACCCGAGGGTCAGGAAAAGTACCTGGATGCCGTGGCAGCAAATAACCTGGTGAACCCCCCCAGTGGCCACTGGACTCTTTGGTAG
- a CDS encoding CDP-alcohol phosphatidyltransferase family protein: MTLKSHIPNFLSAIRIIVAPIFIYTFTSGLYLVSLMIIIFTGVTDAMDGYIARKIGATSDIGAYLDVISDFIFILACFLAYTINDWYDPLVLLLIIIMFCMFIGTSGLKKPVYDPVGKYLGAYLMVMIFLSILSPEILVRQILLILLLILCLVSVISRFSVFIAKN; encoded by the coding sequence ATGACTTTAAAATCCCATATTCCCAATTTTTTAAGTGCAATCCGGATTATAGTTGCCCCAATCTTTATTTACACATTCACCAGCGGTTTGTACCTGGTTTCCCTGATGATAATTATCTTCACCGGCGTAACAGATGCTATGGATGGCTATATTGCCCGTAAAATCGGTGCAACCTCAGATATTGGTGCCTACCTTGATGTGATATCAGATTTCATCTTTATTCTGGCCTGTTTCCTGGCATACACCATCAATGACTGGTACGATCCCCTGGTTCTCCTGCTGATCATTATCATGTTCTGTATGTTCATTGGGACCTCCGGGCTTAAAAAACCTGTTTACGACCCGGTGGGAAAGTACTTAGGAGCATATTTAATGGTGATGATTTTTTTATCAATTCTATCCCCGGAAATACTGGTAAGACAAATTCTACTTATCCTGTTACTTATCCTCTGCCTGGTTTCTGTAATCAGCCGTTTTTCTGTGTTCATAGCGAAAAATTAA
- a CDS encoding class I SAM-dependent methyltransferase produces the protein MKSNPKWYYAEKQAGVDYLDPKIAQGYNEEHQKFRNFPEEAQEIVRMLGITPQDTVLDFGCGTGGIALNLAKYCRKVIGVDISQKMMDVLEENARKQGINNVETHCAGFLSYEHEDDAVDKIITMAALHHLPDFWKSVALLQMADILKPGGKLYLFDVVFTFPVHEHEKALDKFITDMGSVAGDSMARETEIHIKDEFSTYDWIMEGLLEGSGFSIDQKNVDSGNFVGYVCSKL, from the coding sequence ATGAAAAGCAATCCAAAATGGTACTACGCTGAAAAACAGGCAGGAGTGGATTATTTAGATCCGAAAATAGCCCAGGGATACAATGAAGAGCATCAGAAGTTCAGAAACTTCCCGGAAGAAGCTCAGGAGATTGTTCGGATGTTGGGGATTACACCCCAAGACACTGTACTAGATTTTGGCTGTGGTACTGGAGGAATTGCCCTGAATCTAGCTAAATATTGTCGGAAAGTCATTGGTGTTGATATATCCCAGAAAATGATGGATGTTCTGGAGGAAAATGCCAGGAAACAGGGTATTAATAATGTTGAAACTCATTGTGCCGGATTCTTAAGTTATGAACATGAGGATGATGCTGTAGATAAGATCATAACCATGGCTGCTCTCCACCACCTCCCTGACTTCTGGAAGTCAGTGGCACTACTTCAAATGGCGGACATCTTAAAACCTGGTGGTAAGCTCTATCTTTTTGATGTGGTGTTTACCTTCCCTGTTCATGAGCATGAAAAGGCTTTGGATAAATTTATAACTGATATGGGAAGTGTTGCCGGGGATTCCATGGCCCGTGAAACAGAGATACATATCAAAGACGAATTCAGCACCTATGATTGGATTATGGAAGGTTTACTGGAAGGATCAGGATTTTCAATTGACCAAAAAAATGTGGATTCAGGTAATTTCGTGGGATATGTGTGCTCTAAACTCTGA